From the Triticum urartu cultivar G1812 chromosome 4, Tu2.1, whole genome shotgun sequence genome, the window AGGGTGCTCAGGCCTGGGCCCGGTGCCAAGAGGCTGCGAAGGCTCATGAACAAGATCGTCAGGTCCGACGCCTTTGCCAATAGCCAGTGCAAATAGCAATGAATATGGTTAGAccatctctagcagaccccgcatcccATCGATCCAAAAAACACGTTTGCAGTTTGCAGAAAAGAGAATTTGTGGGCCGGCACGGACAGCCGCAGAGGCAGACCCCCAAATGGACCCGTATAAAAGAATATTCGCGGAATATATTTTTTACGAGTCGGCTTTTTGCGGGGTCTGCTCGGGCACCGCCGCATCGACCTGGAAACTGAAAACGCCCAATTCTCGAATTTGACATAGGTTCCGACAAATGTTCAAATTCAAACAACTTAACACAGTTTACGCGTAAATAAAAGTTTCAGTTTAGTAGGACAAACGAAAAAGAGGGTCTTGCAAAAGTGACAACCACGTCCGGCATCATCTTGGTCGATCTTCACTCCGCGTCATCGAGTCCATCTTGAAGTTCATCGCCACCACTGAATCCACCTCTGGCGCTTGTTCCAACTCCCGCACCGAAATCATCGACATTGGCACCATATGGAGCAGAGAAAACATCTCCAGCACTGTAACACGCACCGGCCGGCGCAACCATTCTcctcttcaagatttctctcctTGCCATATCATGCCATTCTTTGGTGAGGTCGTCCATGTCATTGCGGTTCATTGTTATGATCTTTGGTGAGGACCCCGATTGCTTTTATAGTGTTTGGGGTGGTATCGCTGCGCTCAGAACGCTGCTACACACATAATATACTCTGGACGATTTTCGCACGATGGTACACATCAAGCCGTCCATGCGCAAGGGGAAAAGAGGACTGCACCGTCCAATCCTGTGTCATGCACAGTTCGGCCGGCCACTGTCGTCCGCCTAGTGGTTTCGCTGCACTCAACACCTACGTATCCTGTCTTGGGTGTGTGCGTATGTTGTGATGACATGCGTTTGTGCCGTTAGTTGATGAAagttgctttatatataaagcgagCCAAAAATCTTTTTTAAATAAAAACAGGTGGAGTATTACAGTGATTTGACCCGCTCACGTGGACTAAGAATGATTGACGGATCACCTACTCACTTGTTGTTGTCATGTCAGAAGAAAAAATGACGGTGTGGATCATGCAAGTTGTCACCAAGAAAGCATGCGTGATTGGCTCAACGGGCCCCAAACGGTATAGATAATGAATGTACAAAACCAGCTGAAATTTGCGTGTGTATGCGACTTTTTTACCCCTCCGTGTCCCACATTTTCACACCGCGCACGAGGGGGCAGACTCTAAGATGACGTCTATGCTATATCTCCTCTCAGATTGCTACTCATCTCTGTTCCACGTGTGCTTAAGATAGTGCAAAAATGAGTTGAGTAGAGATACGTCTCTGTCAGCGTGCAAGGCGTGCATGTATAACAAAACCGATGATGTGCATGCATGTCATTTTTTAGTCGACTTGCATGGAATTTGATATATGCGTACGACGACTAGATCAGAGGTAATCCAACCGACGTAATGAAGATTAAAGAAAACGGAGACATGATAGAGTATCGTTGCGTTTTGCATGATCCTCTGGTGCGTCTTTGTTGGTTCGACCACTTGACTCCGGCATTGAGAAAGTCGCGCCATTTCAACGACGTTGGCTCACCCGGTTTTGAGGTAGAAGGGCAGAGGGCCATGGAATCTAGGCCGATGGATGACCACCGTTGAAGGCCACGCCGACCGCGAGAGCGGCAGAAGCAGCAGAAGGCTGGGAACAAGATGCAGCAGTAGCAGCAACGGCAAGGGGTGGTGTTGCCCAGCGGTACGCGCCCGGGCAAGCTCCAAGGACATTTTCTTAGTTTCTTCCTCGTCTGCCCAGGCAGAGGCAGACACAAAATACTACTGCTTCTCGCTTTGAATTGGATCCGATATGTTAATTAGTGATCGGAAGTCCTAGTTGAAGAGCTTTGAATGACTTCACCTTCTTTTAAATCACACGGTAATACTATTATTGAGTACACTGTATTTAAGTTTAACAATGCTAAGTGAAATCAACCGTGGGTGTCAACGAATCTGCTtacagaaaaaaagaaaaaaaatcggATGCCATTATTTGCCAACGGCAGAACCTCCATAACATTACCACAGACCCTATGAAATGTGACCAAATGATAAGAAGTCAGACTTTAAGAAGAAAATTATCGCACATGTGCAGATGTTGATGAGTTCAGCCAACACGAGAATTTTCTTCCCGAAAGCGGGCTTCAAGCCAACACCTTCAACAAGGATAACACACACACATCGACATTATCGGATCTAATCAGAGAGATGAGACGAGAGCATGGGTTTACACACTAAATACGTGCATACCACTTCCTGCAACCTCTCGACATGATTTCACACGCCGATTTCACCCGTTTGGCTTGCCATAAAGGCATGGTTGAGTAGAAGTAAGTGATCTTAAGGGAATTGTATTTATGCCCCACACAAGAACATTCTTACAATGAAGAGAAAAAGAATAGTGTTTGATGTACTACCTCCGTCTCAAAATGTAAGGCGTTTTTATGGACCAGCACTATTGAGTGCATCTTTACAAGTGGAGAGATGCAAATTAAATATACAAGGATTTTTGTTAAGAGAGAAAGAATTGTGGGGTAAAAGCATCAGAGTGGCTCATTGTCAAGCCACCTTCGGGCCATGGCAAAGCTTTCTTCAGGTTGGTACTCTGGAGCGGTATGACCACCACCCTGCACAAACAAGTGATTATGAGCTCTATTACAGCTACCACACAACAGTTCCGTGGACAAAAACAAATGATCTAAAGAGGAATACAAGATCACCTTTACTGTTGCAAATGTCAAATTGTTCGCATATGCGATGGTAAATCTGCAAAATAGAAACGGTATGTTGCTCATAAGAAAAGATAGTGCACATGTCATGAAGCTCTTGTTTGTGCATGCCGAAGTGAAAAAAAAGAGAGTCCGACGAAATAACCCTGCAGCTTGAccgtcgagatgccatgccctcCAGTCATCGATGATGGAGAAATTCAAGGATCTTATCCATGCCTGCGTGCTGAGCTGAGGCACCATGAGATCATGGTCTCCGCTGCACTCATGCAGACACAAGGTGTTGGTTACAAGGTCTGGATTTTTTTTTACCATACCAGCTACTATGAATAAGAAAACTTGCTTCGATGCTCTCACCTGTACACGAGTGCACGGTAACCTCGCGTGGTGAGATTAAGATGGTACGGTATGCTGCTTGGCATGTCCTGTGTGTAGGGGAGTTCTTTTTTGCATCTCACCCACTCACCAACTGTTCCCTATTACCAAACTCGTTTTCGTCAATACTCTAGTTCTAGACTTCAATGTTTTGACACTAGATCCAGACGAATACCCTGAAAGAAATTTCTGGTAAAACATAACATGGCTTACCCCCTTGATCCCGAGAGCTTCTCTAGTCATCTTGTTATTCATCCAGAAGTATGCCAGGTAGTAACCGTATGTCTGCAGTTTTGAAAGGCATTCCAGATGAGTTTTTTGAATGAGAATAGTGTCACAACCATCTTGTAATCAAACTGACACTCCAGGGATAACGAAAGACTGACAAAACAATCGACGGTAGGTCGGCCAGGCGCTTCATTTGGCTCGATTGATTCTTCTAGCAGAAATTTTCTTCTTGTAGCATCATCTATGGGCTTTGGCGTGGCGACGACACATTTTTTGTACAAGACGTGTCCATCTGCGATTTCAGAGATGAGCTGCAGCAAAAAGGGATGCACATTAGCCCATGTCGAGAATATTATTAAGTTCAGAAAAAAAATGTCAGCACATAAATCTTACATTGTCTACAGTTTCTAGCACCTCAGCACACAGTTGATTCTCGGGGATTACATAATTCCCTTTGCAGTTTTTCATTGCAGCCTTCCGGGAAGAAAAGGAAAACATTGTACAAATTCTTTAGATCGACACACAACAAAAAGAAAATTATGGCCGCACTTTTGTCGAAGCGAATGAATTTGGAATTACCTCATATATTTGGTCAGATATTATCCCAAAGCCATGAGCCCCTTGAACTCGGAAATTTTTATCAAACTTTGGGTCTGTTATAGGATTACCGATCAGGTAGCCCTGGAAATAGTTAAATGCATTAACACAAGAAAGAACGAGAAATGTGTCATGACGATCCTACACTCCTTCCCCTCATTTCGCCATTGCAAGAATAACAAATGTTTGAAGGCCAGAAAATATCTTGCCTTGAGATTAATAAGAGGCTGCTCCCTTTTTTCAGTTCCTGGAGCATAGTAGAAGCAAATTGAAGGAGTGCTCGGTACGGTGACTCGAAAGGAAATTGAAAATGTGTTTGCTTTTCTAGTTTCCTTGGCACAACTTGCCGTACTTTACCAAGTCGTAGAATGCATGAAGTGACGTTATTAGGATTATGTTAGAGTGTCTGGAAGAGAAATTTACCTTGTAACATGTAGTGTGCAATAAGCGGAATCACCTTTCCCGCGTATGAATCTCCTCCAAGGTAGAAAGGATTTGAAAGGTACTGTGGGTGATCAGTGAACCACTGCACGCATAGACAGCCAGCCATTGAGAGGTCAGTACTCAGTAGTACtgaattattattattattattattattattattattattattattgcgGGGAAGTAGTACTGAATTATTGCACTGGGACAGCTCGATCGTCACCTTATTCAGGAATCTTTGGACTTGCAGAGAGGATGAGTAGTCTCCGACATCGCAACCTTTGGGGTCACGAGCATACGAGAAGCCCGAGCAGACCGGCGAATCCAGGAAGATGATGCTCGCCATCTGATGATTGACATCTTCAGTAAACCACAAAGCTCTACTTATATTGGAAGAAGAAACACGCTGGGCAATCAGTTGAGCGCCATGGTTGATGAGCGTCGGTCGGTCTCACCTTGGTCCATGACAGCGGGTTCTGTACCAGCCGCGGCAAACCGCCGGTGTACGGCGCCAGCACATACTTTACGGGGCCTGCGCTTGGTGAAAAGACGACGATGGATCATCATGGATGGATATGGAGCGGCCGAAGAAGTATCAATTTGCAGTGAAAAACCGGACCGGCCGGGAGCGGCTATTTGGTGGACTGACCAACTTCGAAGGCGAAGCCGGTGAAGCCCGAGCAGCGAGGCCCGCCGGTGAGCCACAGGATGACGGGGTCCGTGCCGGGGCTCCGCTCCGACTCGGCGAAGTAGTAGAAGAGCTCCGTCCCTGTCTCCTCCTCCACGCCCACGTATCTGCCATGAGAAACTCTCGCGCCCAGTTCAAGATCGTCGAACCAACGACGACGCACTAGAGCGCGGTGGGCGCACCATGCACATGCCAACAGAACATGCTTACCCGGTTTCGAGGTAGAAGGGGAGAGGGCCATCGAATCCTGGCAGGTGGGTGACCATCgtcgacgccgacgccgacgccaAGTGCGAGAGCAGCAGCAGGAGGAGGCCGGGAACGAGGTGCAGCACCGGCAAGTGGAGGCGTCGCCCGGGTCCGGCGGTAGGCGTCCGGAGATGCTTGACGGACATATTGTTATTCTTTCTTGCCTGCTTGCTTTTTTCGTGTGCTAGCTTGTAGTAGTTGTAGGCACGGACTTCGTCCATATAGAGTACAACTCCAGCAGTCCTGCTCGCGTCGATTTAAATGGACGATTACTAGATTACAGTGATTTTGACCCGTTTCCAGGTGGAGTGGAAATGTGATTGACGGATCGCCTACTCCACTTATTGTTTGTCACGTCACAAGAAAAAAAGCATGATTGGGTTCTCCATTGAGATCTAAGCTTTGAACATGAAACCAGACGGTTAGGTTCTTTGTGATGAAACGAGTTCATCATGGTTCGAGTCCTACACTTGGTACGAGTGCTCGTATTTTTCTAACATTATTTCTGTCTTTTCGCTGATGTTCGTTTAGTGTGAGAGAAGACATTCATGATGACTATGGAGATGTCTATGGTGACTTCTTTGATCTGAAGATATGATGCAGCTCAATATCTTATAGATGCTCATAGAAGTAGAGTTTATAGGTGCCAGCGTATGTGTGTCGCGTCTACGTCTGTATTGAGTTAAAAAAACTACGAAATGAGCTGAATGTATAGACCCCAGCGGTATAGATAATAAATGTACTCTCTGCAAAGAAATATAAGAGCTTTTAGATCACTAAGAGGGAGCACGAAATGAGCTGAAGTTTGCGCACATCCTTTTTACTGCTCCGTGTCTCATATTTCCACACCGCGCAAGAGGAGACTCGAGGATGGCGTGCAGGCAACTATATCTCCCAATTGTTATTCATCCACATGTTCCACACATGCTTAAGATAGTGCAGAGATGCCTATTGTCAGCTCTAGGGTCCAATGACATGACTTGAAATAGGGATACGTATCTGTCAGCGTGCAAGGCGCGCATGTATAAAAAAACAAAACCGATGGTAACGATTTGCATGGCATTTGATATATGCGTGTGACTAGAACAGAGATCAGAGGTAGTCCAACCGACGTAATTATAAGATAAAAAAACAACGGAGACGTGACAGAGCACCGTCGCGCTTTGAACAAAATATAGAAGATGAAATTTTGAACTTTTTTGTAAACACGAATATTTTTCGAATTTGTCAAATAATTTTAAAATCACGAACATATTTTGAATTTTTAGAACAAATTTAGAAATAGATAACAATTATAAAAATCCCAAACAAATTTCAAACACAGACAATTTTTAATACGTGATCAAAAATTTGAAAAcaagaacatttttttaatttgtgAACAAGTTTTCAAAACAGGAACAATTTTTGAAATCCCAGTCATGATTTGAAAAGTTCTGATAAATTTGAACAAGAAAGTTTCAAACAATGttgcaaaacaaaaaaaatgaattCCTGATTTTTTAAAATGCAAACATTTTTtaatttatgattttttttgaaaacatGGCCATCTTTTAAAACATTGAATGTTTTTAAAAGCACAAACTTTTTTTAAGTTTCCAAACAATTTTCAAAACATGAACTCTTAAAAAAAGTAAAATAAACttgaaaaataaaaaggaaacgaaaaaggaaagaagaaagagcaaaaggaaaagaaaagaaaaaagaaagaagaaaaataaacagaaaaacgAGAAAAAGTAAATACCTAAAAGAAAACAGGAAAACTGGTTcggggaaccttctagaaggttctcAAAACCAGAAAAACCGGCTGAGAAACTCTACAAGGTTCCCAAAACCGAAAAATGATGCGACACGTTAATGGGCCTGGCCCAGGTGATCGCTCGATAGACACGTCTCTGTGCGAAAGGTGGAAATTTTGAGGCAAAGTGCGTCCAATAGGAAATTCCAACCCTTGGCGCTAAGCAAAAAGAGGGCTAATCAGCCGCTATCAAACCGTCGTTGAATGGAGAAAACCGGATACATCGCCTGGAGTCCGAGAGAAAAGAGAATCGCCGAG encodes:
- the LOC125550512 gene encoding serine carboxypeptidase-like 13 isoform X2, whose protein sequence is MDEVRAYNYYKLAHEKSKQARKNNNMSVKHLRTPTAGPGRRLHLPVLHLVPGLLLLLLSHLASASASTMVTHLPGFDGPLPFYLETGYVGVEEETGTELFYYFAESERSPGTDPVILWLTGGPRCSGFTGFAFEVGPVKYVLAPYTGGLPRLVQNPLSWTKMASIIFLDSPVCSGFSYARDPKGCDVGDYSSSLQVQRFLNKVTIELSQCNNSVLLPRNNNNNNNNNNNNNNSVLLSTDLSMAGCLCVQWFTDHPQYLSNPFYLGGDSYAGKVIPLIAHYMLQGTEKREQPLINLKGYLIGNPITDPKFDKNFRVQGAHGFGIISDQIYEAAMKNCKGNYVIPENQLCAEVLETVDNLISEIADGHVLYKKCVVATPKPIDDATRRKFLLEESIEPNEAPGRPTVDCFTYGYYLAYFWMNNKMTREALGIKGGTVGEWVRCKKELPYTQDMPSSIPYHLNLTTRGYRALVYSGDHDLMVPQLSTQAWIRSLNFSIIDDWRAWHLDGQAAGFTIAYANNLTFATVKGGGHTAPEYQPEESFAMARRWLDNEPL
- the LOC125550512 gene encoding serine carboxypeptidase-like 13 isoform X3, which gives rise to MDEVRAYNYYKLAHEKSKQARKNNNMSVKHLRTPTAGPGRRLHLPVLHLVPGLLLLLLSHLASASASTMVTHLPGFDGPLPFYLETGYVGVEEETGTELFYYFAESERSPGTDPVILWLTGGPRCSGFTGFAFEVGPVKYVLAPYTGGLPRLVQNPLSWTKMASIIFLDSPVCSGFSYARDPKGCDVGDYSSSLQVQRFLNKWFTDHPQYLSNPFYLGGDSYAGKVIPLIAHYMLQGTEKREQPLINLKGYLIGNPITDPKFDKNFRVQGAHGFGIISDQIYEAAMKNCKGNYVIPENQLCAEVLETVDNLISEIADGHVLYKKCVVATPKPIDDATRRKFLLEESIEPNEAPGRPTVDCFTYGYYLAYFWMNNKMTREALGIKGGTVGEWVRCKKELPYTQDMPSSIPYHLNLTTRGYRALVYSGDHDLMVPQLSTQAWIRSLNFSIIDDWRAWHLDGQAAGLFRRTLFFFTSACTNKSFMTCALSFLMSNIPFLFCRFTIAYANNLTFATVKGGGHTAPEYQPEESFAMARRWLDNEPL
- the LOC125550512 gene encoding serine carboxypeptidase-like 13 isoform X1, with the translated sequence MDEVRAYNYYKLAHEKSKQARKNNNMSVKHLRTPTAGPGRRLHLPVLHLVPGLLLLLLSHLASASASTMVTHLPGFDGPLPFYLETGYVGVEEETGTELFYYFAESERSPGTDPVILWLTGGPRCSGFTGFAFEVGPVKYVLAPYTGGLPRLVQNPLSWTKMASIIFLDSPVCSGFSYARDPKGCDVGDYSSSLQVQRFLNKVTIELSQCNNSVLLPRNNNNNNNNNNNNNNSVLLSTDLSMAGCLCVQWFTDHPQYLSNPFYLGGDSYAGKVIPLIAHYMLQGTEKREQPLINLKGYLIGNPITDPKFDKNFRVQGAHGFGIISDQIYEAAMKNCKGNYVIPENQLCAEVLETVDNLISEIADGHVLYKKCVVATPKPIDDATRRKFLLEESIEPNEAPGRPTVDCFTYGYYLAYFWMNNKMTREALGIKGGTVGEWVRCKKELPYTQDMPSSIPYHLNLTTRGYRALVYSGDHDLMVPQLSTQAWIRSLNFSIIDDWRAWHLDGQAAGLFRRTLFFFTSACTNKSFMTCALSFLMSNIPFLFCRFTIAYANNLTFATVKGGGHTAPEYQPEESFAMARRWLDNEPL
- the LOC125550512 gene encoding serine carboxypeptidase-like 16 isoform X4; protein product: MDEVRAYNYYKLAHEKSKQARKNNNMSVKHLRTPTAGPGRRLHLPVLHLVPGLLLLLLSHLASASASTMVTHLPGFDGPLPFYLETGYVGVEEETGTELFYYFAESERSPGTDPVILWLTGGPRCSGFTGFAFEVGPVKYVLAPYTGGLPRLVQNPLSWTKMASIIFLDSPVCSGFSYARDPKGCDVGDYSSSLQVQRFLNKWFTDHPQYLSNPFYLGGDSYAGKVIPLIAHYMLQGTEKREQPLINLKGYLIGNPITDPKFDKNFRVQGAHGFGIISDQIYEAAMKNCKGNYVIPENQLCAEVLETVDNLISEIADGHVLYKKCVVATPKPIDDATRRKFLLEESIEPNEAPGRPTVDCFTYGYYLAYFWMNNKMTREALGIKGGTVGEWVRCKKELPYTQDMPSSIPYHLNLTTRGYRALVYSGDHDLMVPQLSTQAWIRSLNFSIIDDWRAWHLDGQAAGFTIAYANNLTFATVKGGGHTAPEYQPEESFAMARRWLDNEPL